Proteins co-encoded in one Nitrospinota bacterium genomic window:
- the corA gene encoding magnesium/cobalt transporter CorA, giving the protein MALNRSYKSPSRSAGLAPGELVHIGEQHSAVTGITIFDFNAEQYTETKIASVDDCAPFRDVPTVTWINVVGIHDVEVIEKLCTAFGLHPLVIEDILNTSQRPKVEDYGDYLYIVLKTFQFDEATAELGAEQVSIILGHGFVISFEERKSAVLEPVRDRIRRDKGRVRRHGPDYLAYTLLDSIVDSYLVRLEELEEDMDLLEDSITEGDAGDVIGPLHSLKQALIEMRKSVWPLRDSVGIVGRSGGQLFHEGTRVYLRDLYDHTNLVIDTIETFRDTLSGLMDIHLTSMSIRTNEVMKILTIIATIFIPLTFLAGVYGMNFKHLPELDWHYGYATFWAICFTVTGVMLYYFRKNRWL; this is encoded by the coding sequence ATGGCGTTGAACAGGAGCTACAAAAGCCCTTCGCGGTCGGCGGGGTTGGCCCCCGGCGAATTGGTGCATATCGGCGAACAGCACAGCGCCGTCACCGGCATAACCATCTTCGATTTCAACGCCGAGCAGTATACCGAAACGAAGATCGCCTCCGTGGACGATTGCGCGCCGTTCCGCGACGTGCCGACCGTCACCTGGATCAACGTCGTCGGCATTCACGATGTCGAGGTGATTGAAAAGCTCTGCACCGCCTTCGGCCTGCATCCCCTCGTCATCGAAGACATTCTCAACACCAGCCAGCGCCCCAAAGTGGAAGACTACGGCGATTATCTGTACATCGTTCTCAAGACGTTCCAGTTCGATGAAGCCACGGCGGAACTGGGGGCGGAGCAGGTATCGATCATATTGGGGCACGGTTTCGTGATCTCGTTTGAAGAACGCAAAAGCGCGGTGCTGGAGCCGGTGCGCGACCGCATCCGCCGCGACAAAGGGCGCGTGCGGCGGCATGGGCCGGACTACCTGGCGTATACGCTGCTGGACTCCATTGTGGACAGCTATCTGGTGCGCCTTGAGGAACTGGAGGAGGACATGGACCTCCTTGAAGACTCGATAACCGAAGGGGATGCGGGGGATGTTATCGGGCCGTTGCACAGCCTCAAGCAGGCGCTGATCGAAATGCGCAAATCGGTGTGGCCGTTGCGCGACAGCGTGGGGATTGTCGGACGCAGCGGGGGGCAACTGTTCCATGAAGGGACGCGCGTATACCTGCGCGACCTCTACGACCACACCAATCTCGTGATCGACACCATTGAAACGTTCCGCGATACCCTGTCGGGGCTGATGGACATCCACCTCACCAGCATGAGCATCCGGACGAACGAGGTGATGAAGATACTCACCATCATCGCCACCATCTTCATCCCGCTCACCTTTTTGGCGGGGGTGTACGGCATGAACTTTAAACATCTGCCCGAACTGGACTGGCACTACGGCTACGCCACGTTCTGGGCCATCTGTTTCACCGTCACCGGGGTGATGCTCTACTATTTCCGCAAAAACCGCTGGCTGTAA